GCAATAAATAATAGATACTCATGGGCTGGAGAAGGCTATTCTGGCGAAGTAATAAATCCACTATATACAGCCGTTACAACTGAGGATATTGACTACATTAATCTTTTAATCAAATTGGGAGCAGACCCAAATATTTTGGATGCAGATTATAATGGAAATAACCACATTTATGCTTCATATTTCACTATTGGAGCTCCGCTTATCGAAGCCGTATCTATAGGCAATATGGAAATTGTTAAGCTTTTAATTAAAGCTGGAGCTAACGTCAATTTCTCAACTAGAAAAAGCTATTATATAG
Above is a genomic segment from Desulfonatronum sp. SC1 containing:
- a CDS encoding ankyrin repeat domain-containing protein, with translation AINNRYSWAGEGYSGEVINPLYTAVTTEDIDYINLLIKLGADPNILDADYNGNNHIYASYFTIGAPLIEAVSIGNMEIVKLLIKAGANVNFSTRKSYYIETENNKYGEYFVMWETPLTVAIRNNDKALVELLIKNGAKKVVHGDLVKNYKFEKPI